A window of the Gammaproteobacteria bacterium genome harbors these coding sequences:
- a CDS encoding EAL domain-containing protein has translation MNTQVSALGSGSVILVLSASQNSARTVESHLRNAGHPVRAAWLTDLEDLDDALRRAAPDLVLCAQGLPNAPFGGVLALCAEIASDVPVLMLAEQTPGEQTVHALQLGARDCVSVQDDRSLTHLERICLRELQNHGHRQEIRRLRMQLADFEARHSNLVAGTADAIAQIQEGIVASANPAFAVLTGFDTQTELDGQPLMDLIAEPDRPRVKSHLRQLQKDKSTEDSLDLQLLHRDGTHRQVTAYVTKEEQSADSPIQILIRSEAGVSPEAAGPSDSRTQLFEALHAMNGKPNTGIAALMALRVDDADRLEERLGLVDADEVFATLRELVADLIYAQDKLFRTSAAEWTLMVANRKGLNVEAMAESIRKEVSSQLFRTARFEAHLTTTIVAYPLAENSDLRLVNDEIVFEARRSAAQGSNRVLVLGPKAESEQAEKESQRQAGRIRRAIEERRLKLAYQSIASLEGDTLQYFDVFVRMIDETGQERLAREFLPDAEKHGLMKLIDRWVTSRSLSLLAKRAETHDRACLFVRLSEDTLRDAEGFLHWLHEQTKTRALGANELVFEVREGIVQNHIRKAKLLCAGLAELKADLAIDYFGAGANSAPLLGHVTARFVKFHPSFTQEFTDPTKQKRLKELLDVARQRNVKAIVSHVEDANVMARLWQMGINFIQGNSVQEPEVVLLSADVHVG, from the coding sequence TTGAACACGCAGGTTTCAGCGCTCGGCTCCGGCTCAGTGATCCTGGTGCTCAGCGCATCCCAGAACAGCGCGCGTACCGTCGAGAGTCACCTGCGCAACGCCGGTCACCCGGTCCGCGCGGCCTGGCTGACCGACCTGGAAGATCTCGACGACGCCTTGCGCCGCGCCGCACCGGATCTGGTGCTATGTGCGCAAGGCCTGCCCAATGCACCATTTGGCGGGGTGTTGGCCCTGTGCGCCGAAATCGCCTCCGACGTTCCGGTACTCATGCTGGCCGAGCAAACGCCCGGGGAGCAGACCGTGCATGCGCTTCAGTTGGGCGCCCGCGACTGCGTCAGCGTTCAGGACGATCGGTCGCTGACGCATCTGGAACGCATCTGCCTGCGCGAACTGCAGAATCACGGCCACAGACAGGAAATTCGGCGTTTGCGTATGCAGCTGGCCGACTTCGAGGCGCGGCACAGCAATCTCGTGGCCGGCACGGCGGACGCCATCGCACAGATTCAGGAAGGTATCGTCGCCAGTGCCAATCCCGCCTTCGCGGTACTGACCGGTTTCGACACGCAGACCGAGCTTGACGGGCAGCCGCTGATGGACCTGATCGCCGAGCCTGATCGACCGCGCGTCAAGTCCCATCTGCGTCAGCTGCAGAAGGACAAATCGACCGAGGATTCCCTGGACTTGCAGTTGTTGCATCGCGACGGCACCCATCGACAGGTCACCGCATACGTGACGAAGGAGGAGCAATCGGCCGACAGCCCGATCCAAATACTGATTCGCAGTGAAGCTGGCGTATCGCCGGAGGCGGCAGGCCCATCGGATTCACGCACACAGCTGTTCGAAGCCCTCCATGCGATGAACGGCAAGCCGAACACCGGCATCGCCGCCCTGATGGCCTTGCGTGTGGACGACGCCGACCGCCTGGAGGAACGTCTGGGCCTGGTCGATGCCGACGAGGTCTTTGCCACGCTGCGCGAACTGGTCGCGGACCTCATTTATGCCCAGGACAAGCTGTTCCGCACCTCGGCCGCCGAATGGACACTGATGGTTGCCAACCGCAAGGGACTCAACGTGGAGGCAATGGCCGAGTCGATCCGCAAGGAAGTCTCGTCGCAGCTGTTCAGGACCGCCCGCTTCGAAGCCCACCTCACCACCACGATCGTGGCGTATCCGCTGGCCGAGAACAGCGATCTGCGGCTGGTCAACGATGAAATCGTCTTCGAAGCGCGACGCAGTGCGGCTCAGGGCAGCAACCGTGTGCTGGTGCTGGGCCCCAAGGCCGAAAGCGAACAGGCCGAAAAGGAAAGCCAGCGTCAGGCCGGTCGCATTCGCCGCGCGATCGAGGAACGACGACTCAAACTTGCCTACCAGTCGATCGCCAGCCTGGAAGGCGACACCCTGCAGTATTTCGATGTGTTCGTCCGCATGATTGACGAAACCGGACAGGAGCGCTTGGCGCGAGAATTCCTGCCGGACGCCGAGAAACACGGCCTGATGAAGCTGATCGATCGCTGGGTGACCTCGCGCTCGCTGAGCCTACTGGCCAAGCGGGCAGAGACCCACGACCGCGCCTGCCTGTTCGTGCGGCTGTCCGAAGACACCCTGCGCGATGCCGAGGGCTTCCTGCACTGGTTGCATGAGCAGACCAAAACTCGCGCCCTGGGCGCCAACGAACTGGTTTTCGAAGTCCGCGAAGGCATCGTCCAGAATCACATCCGCAAAGCCAAACTGCTGTGTGCCGGGCTCGCGGAACTCAAGGCCGATCTGGCGATCGATTACTTCGGCGCCGGTGCCAATTCAGCGCCGCTGCTGGGGCATGTCACGGCCCGCTTCGTGAAGTTCCATCCGTCCTTTACCCAGGAATTCACCGACCCGACGAAACAGAAGCGCCTCAAGGAGTTGCTCGACGTAGCACGCCAACGCAACGTCAAGGCCATCGTTTCGCATGTCGAAGACGCCAACGTGATGGCGCGACTGTGGCAAATGGGCATCAACTTCATCCAGGGCAACAGCGTGCAGGAACCCGAGGTTGTGCTGCTGTCTGCGGATGTGCATGTGGGTTAA